The sequence CTTGGAAAGCTGAGATGGCTGGAGCGGATGTGTTCTACCTCGCTGACTCTAATGGAAGTATGACGCCAGAATCGGTCACTAGCTACGTCTCGACACTAAATAATACGACCAACATGCAGATTGGTTTTCATGCTCATGATAACTTGTCTTTAGCGATGTCAAACAGCATTGCAGCATATAAAGCGGGGGCAAGGTTTATTGACAGTTCTCTAGATGGTATGGGTAAAGGTTCAGGTAATCTGAGTCTAGAAAGCTGGATTTCTTACATAAATAATCTCAATTCGGATAACAGATATATTCTAGAGTATATCTTCGAGCAACTCGAAGGTCTGAAATCCGATCAGAGCTTTTCAAGTTCAGAGCACTGTATTCTAGATATGATTCTTGGAATGAAAAACCTTAGTGTGGAATACAAATCTCACCCGGACCTTAATAACATTCGTGATATTGGTTTCGCTTTGCGAGTCGCTGGCGAATTACAGAAGGTTTAGTCATGAACGTTGTATATTTTTCTCCTGAAGTGAGTTCTTCCCTGCTAAAGCAGGCTGTTGTTCTATCGCCGGTTATGCCAGTTTGGGACAAAGGAGAGTTTTGCTTACCCCTAACACAACATTTGAATCAGGCAGGCTATTGTGTCGCTGTAATCGACACCTTGTCGGTTTGTACCACTGATGAAGCGAACACATCCATCGAAGAGATAAAGCAAGCAATTTTGAAGGTGTCTGCTAACTCAGAGCTCCTACTGTGTGGTTTTGCGCTTGGAGGGGCTTTAGCTCAGTGTGTTGCTGCTCATCTACCTTCAGTGAGTCACTTGTTCTCGGTCTCTGGTCCGGGGCAGCAGACAATAGAACTAACTACCAAGCTAGGTGAATTGATCGCAAAACTCCGTAATTGTGAGCTTCCTGACGCCCTTGCCCAGCTTGGCCAATGGGTGGCTCCAACTGGCACGTTTGTTGAGATGATTCCTGCACCAGCTGCGTGCGATCATGAATTAGCTACACAAAGGATGTTGAATGGCTTCACATTGCTCCGAAGGCTAAATTCTAGGAATCATCTAGAGGCGTTTAAAGGCCGATGCTTATTGATGGTTGGCGATAAGTCTCAGATGGTCACGGCCTCTAATCAAATCTGTATTGAGAGAGAGGGGTATGAGATTGTTTCTATTCATAATGCAGGGATGCGCCCATGGGCAGACAATCCAAAACAGGTCGCTAAATATTTAACCCAATGGATTTCACTATGAAAAAAATACAAATACTGGTCTTGCCTGGTGATGGTATTGGTCAGGAAGTCTGCGATACCACTTTACCTATTTTGAATAAGCTCAACTTACCGATTGAACTATCGTATGGTGATATTGGTTGGCGGTGTTGGGAAAAAGAAGGCAATACTGTTCCCGAAGAAACGTGGTCTCAGATCCGTCAATCAGATG is a genomic window of Vibrio sp. FE10 containing:
- a CDS encoding alpha/beta fold hydrolase gives rise to the protein MNVVYFSPEVSSSLLKQAVVLSPVMPVWDKGEFCLPLTQHLNQAGYCVAVIDTLSVCTTDEANTSIEEIKQAILKVSANSELLLCGFALGGALAQCVAAHLPSVSHLFSVSGPGQQTIELTTKLGELIAKLRNCELPDALAQLGQWVAPTGTFVEMIPAPAACDHELATQRMLNGFTLLRRLNSRNHLEAFKGRCLLMVGDKSQMVTASNQICIEREGYEIVSIHNAGMRPWADNPKQVAKYLTQWISL